From Rhineura floridana isolate rRhiFlo1 chromosome 5, rRhiFlo1.hap2, whole genome shotgun sequence, a single genomic window includes:
- the LOC133385983 gene encoding uncharacterized protein LOC133385983, translating to MGISPRIIPVLFFNLPFQVLPISVPKQWFGKWQKILEKIIAKDKYNRTSAMTRYRSRNMGDLGIRNLKLYYDAFQLKQLLHIIRNSEDTVWVAMEVERMVPSIRAWPFLSPSWPQLKQIPSLFLQATFLVWKYWGKTLAPILSPLTPFLDLPEFRDKDKYAQYKGWEEKGLYRIQDLIEKGQPISEVSLRRKLAQTSYNWMQIAQVRSLPHKLGKRADTKRTQHLRKCVQAQLQRQKL from the coding sequence gTACTCCCGATTTCAGTACCTAAACAGTGGTTTGGCAAATGGCAGAAAATACTAGAAAAAATTATTGCGAAGGACAAATACAATAGAACAAGTGCAATGACCAGATACAGATCCAGAAACATGGGAGACTTGGGGATACGTAATCTAAAACTATATTATGATGCTTTCCAACTCAAACAGCTGTTGCATATTATTAGGAATTCCGAAGATACAGTGTGGGTAGCCATGGAGGTGGAGAGGATGGTACCCTCAATTCGAGCATGGCCATTTCTATCCCCATCATGGCCACAACTTAAACAGATTCCTAGCCTTTTCCTACAGGCAACCTTTTTGGTATGGAAATATTGGGGGAAAACGTTAGCACCCATCCTTTCTCCTCTCACCCCCTTTCTAGACCTTCCTGAATTCAGGGATAAAGACAAATATGCTCAATACAAAGGATGGGAAGAGAAAGGCTTATATAGGATTCAGGATCTAATTGAAAAAGGCCAACCCATATCAGAGGTCTCATTACGCAGAAAACTGGCACAGACATCCTATAACTGGATGCAGATAGCCCAGGTTCGTTCATTACCACACAAATTAGGGAAAAGAGCCGACACTAAACGCACACAGCATTTGAGAAAATGTGTACAAGCTCAGCTGCAGAGACAAAAGTTGTAG